Below is a genomic region from Pseudomonas sp. JQ170C.
CGCGACATCGTCCGCGAGGACTGCCCCAACCTGCCCTCCAGCTACGTCAAGCGCTTCTACGTCGACTCCGCCGTCTTCGACCAGCGTTCGCTCAAGTTGCTGGTGGATGTGATGGGGACCGACCGCGTGATGCTCGGCTCCGATGCGCCGTTCCCGCTGGGCGAGCAGCAGATCGGCGCGGGCGTCCTGGAGCACCCGGGACTGTCTGCAAGCGACAAGCATCGCATTGCCGGCGGCAACGCCCGGGAGTTCTTCAGTCTCTGATTTCCTTTGCTTCGGCCACTTGGCCTCTTGGCCCCCTATCCATACTCGGAGAGGGGGCTTTTTTGTTGGTTCATCACGGATTGTCGGGAACGTTTGGCTTGGCTTGGCTTGGCTTGGCTGGCTTGGGCGGTGCGATGGCGGTGGCGGTGGCGGTGGCGGTGGCGAGCTTATCCATTTTGTGTGGTGGGGCCACTGGCCCCTTCCGCCCTTACGGCGGCTTACTTTTTTTCAGTCGAAAAAAAAAGTAAGCAAAAAATTCTCGCCCCACCAGGGGCCCTACGCTTCGCTTCGGGTCCCCTCGCTACGGTGTCGCTACGGGGCATTGCGAGCTACGACTTGCTTCGCCAAGTCTACGCTTCGCAACTTCGGCCACGGCCGAAGGCGCTTCGCGCTAGCCCCTACACGACACCTCCACTCGGCCCTTCTGGTTAACGGGGCGGGTGGATCAAGATCAAGAGCACAATTCGCTGCGCTCTTGCTTTTGGACCCCGGTGAATCAGTAGGCACCGCTCTTCTGCTCTTCTGCTCTTCTGCTCTTCTGCTTTTTCTTTTGCTTTTGATCTTGCTTTTGATCTACCTGCCCCGTTAACCAGAAGGGCCGAGCGTAGGTGTCGTGGAGGGGTGAGTGCGAAGCACCTTCGGCCGTGGCCGAAGTCGCGAGACGTAGAGTTGCTTGCAACTCGTAGGCCGCGATACCCCGTAGCGACACCGGAGTGAGGGGACCCGGAGCGAAGCGTAGGGCCCCTGGTGGGGCGAGAATTTTTTGCTTACTTTTTTTTTCGACTGAAAAAAAGTAAGGCGCCGTAAGGGCGCAAAGGTGACTCCGCGCCGCCTTGGCAAACGGATAAGCCCGCAGCACTCAACGCCACAAATCCACAAATCCACAAATCCACAAAGAACATCAAACCCGTAAATCCGTGAAGGACCTTTTTTTGTGGCACGCGCGGCCTCAGACGCGGAAGCTGCCTACCAGTTGCTGCAAGCGCCTGGCCTGACGTTCCAGGTCGGCGCAGGCGCCCAGCGTGGTCCGCAGATTTTCCACACCCCCCAGGTTAAGGGTGTTAATGGCGCTGATTTCCAGGTCCAACGAATCGACCACAGCGGTCTGTTCCTCGGTGGCCGTGGCGACCGACTGGTTCATGGCGTCGATCTCGACGATGTGCCGGGTCACGTTGCCAAGGCGCTCGCCCGCCTTGTTGCCGATCTCCACGCTCAGCTCGCTGTAGCGCTGGCTCTCGACCATGGCGGTCACCGCCTCGCGCGCACCGACTTGCAGCTCAGCGATCATCGCGTGGATTTCCTGCGCTGATTCCCGGGTGCGTTGCGCCAGGCCGCGCACCTCATCGGCGACTACCGCAAAACCTCGACCGGCCTCGCCGGCGCGGGCGGCTTCGATGGCGGCATTGAGGGCCAGCAGGTTGGTCTGCTCGGAGATGCCTTTGATCACGTCAAGGATCTGGCCGATGTTCACTGTCTTGCTGTTGAGCTGCTCGATGTTGACGCAGGAGGTGCTGATCTTCGCCGACAGTTCGTTCATCGCGGCGATGCTGCGCTCGACCACATGACGACCGCCTTCGGCCTGCTGACGCGCGTCCGAGGCCTGGTGCGAAGCGTCGGCGGCGTTGCGCGCGATCTCCTGCGCGGCGGCACCCAGTTCGTTGATTGCCGCGGCGACACTGTTGGTGCGGTTGGCCTGCTCGTCGGAGTTGACCATCGACGCGTTCGAGGCATCCACCACCCGTTTCGCCACGTCGTTGAGCTGGCGGGTTGCCGAGGACACCTCGCTGATCGAGCCGTGGATGCGCTCAACGAAGCGGTTGAAGGCCTCGGCCAGTTCACCGAACTCATCTCTGGCCTGCGTCGCCAGGCGCTTGGTGAGGTCGCCCTCGCCCTGGGCGATGTCCTGCATGGCGCGGCCCATGGCACGCAGTGGCTGCATCAGCACGCGGACAAGCATGCTCAGCAGCAGGATGATGCAGACCACGGCAACCAGCGTGGCGATCAGCGCCGAGGTGCGGAACTCGCTGAGCATGGCATAGGCCTTGGCCTTGTCCACCGAGATGCCCACGTACCAGTCCACCGTCGGCAAGCCGCGTACCGGCGAGAAGGTCAGGATGTGCGTGCCTTCGGCGGACGCGACTTCGCTGAAGCCGGCGGCCGGTGACACAGCATCCTGCGGGTAAAGGTCACGCAGGTTCTTCATCACCTTGTCCTGCTCCGGGTGCACCAGCACCTTGCCGTCGGCGCCGACCAGGAAGGCGTAGCCGATGCCGTCGAAATCCAGGGCGTTGATGATGTTCACCAGGGTGTCCAGGCTCAGGTCACCGCCCACCACGCCCAGCAGTTGCTCCTGTTGCCGGAGTGGAACGGCGATGGTCAGCATCAGTTGGCTGTCGGTCGCATCCTGATAAGGCTCGGTGACAACCGTGCCTTGGCTGTCCCGGGCGGCCTCGTACCAGGGGCGCAGTCGCGGGTCGTAACCCTCGGGTGGCGGAGGATCGTTCGCCGACATCTGGAAGGTCCCGTCGGCTCGGCCCAGGTAGGCATGGGCGAAACTGTCGCGCATCACCTGCAGTGCCAGGTTCTGGCTGGCATCGCGCTCGACGCCCTGCTGGACAATGCCCTGCGCGGCCTGCTCGATCAGCGCCAGGCGCCCGCCGAGCCAGAGCTGCACGGTGTTGGCGGCCTGCCGCCCGGCATTCTGCAAGCGGCTCTCCAGGCTGCGCCCGAGCGCGGCCTGCAAGTGTGCGTCGTTGTACAAGGTGAATACGGTGAAGCTGGCGACTACCAGCAATGAGGTGGCCAGCAGCAGCTTGCTGCCAAAGCCGAAGGGGCGGGTCATGGGTGGCTTCCGGTCAGGAGGCTGGACGCTCGACCGGCCGCCCAGCCCGGCAAGAAAGGCGCATCCCCGGCGACTGCCGGAGATGCGGGGGGGTTAGAACTTGATGCGCACGCCGAGCTGCATGCCTTGCGGGTTCTCGTTCGGCAGCGGGCTGTCCAGGCTCCAGCTGACCGGGTAGCGGATCTCGCTGTCACGGGTGTGATGGATGTAGGCGTAAACCCCGTAGAGGTCGATGCTCTTGTCGTAGTTGTAGATGTAGCCAACGCTGATCGCTGCGGCATCGCTCAGCGCTTCATCTTTGCGGTCGTCCTTGTAGATGAAGCTGACCGTGGCGTTGTGCTTGTTGCCGAAGTTGTGGCGCAGGCCCAGTTGCAGGTCGCTGCCGTTGGAGGCGAAATCCACCCAGGGGGCGTAGGCGTAGTAGCCCACGTAGCGGTGGTAGACCGCCGACAGATCGGTCCGGCCCATGCTGTACACCGCGGTCAGGTAGGCGTCGGTGGACTGCTCCATGGTGTGCTTGTCCCACAGATTGCGCTGGTACTTGCGGTCCACGGCGGCCGAGAAATACCAGGGGCTGTCGGTCCAGCGATCCACGGCGACGCTGATGACCTGCCCATCGCGGCTACCATCGTCCTCACCGTCGGTGACGCCACCACGGAACTCGTAACCGTTGATGCGCGGGCTGATGTACATCAGCAGGCCGTTTTCACGCCACGGTGCGTAGAACACCATTACGTTGCTGATCAGGCTGTAGTCGTTGTTGTACAGCGGGTCGGCGTAGCCATAAGCGTTGGCGGACGGGGTGTCCCGGCGGCCTGCGCTCAGCGTCCCCCAGCGCTTGGAAATGACCTCGAAATAGGTCTCGCGCTTGCCGATGTCGTCATCAGAATGGGGGTTGTACTGCGCCTGATAGATCCAGTTCAGCGACAGGTCCTCGGTGACCGCTTCCTGCATGTGCAGTTGCAGGCGGTTGGCGCTCAAGCCACCGCCGTTGGCACGCTCCTCGGTGTGACCGCCGGACTTGGCC
It encodes:
- a CDS encoding porin; amino-acid sequence: MRKLLLILPLMSGYACADIADLKDVSGIDVIELSGVIDVNYEVAKSGGHTEERANGGGLSANRLQLHMQEAVTEDLSLNWIYQAQYNPHSDDDIGKRETYFEVISKRWGTLSAGRRDTPSANAYGYADPLYNNDYSLISNVMVFYAPWRENGLLMYISPRINGYEFRGGVTDGEDDGSRDGQVISVAVDRWTDSPWYFSAAVDRKYQRNLWDKHTMEQSTDAYLTAVYSMGRTDLSAVYHRYVGYYAYAPWVDFASNGSDLQLGLRHNFGNKHNATVSFIYKDDRKDEALSDAAAISVGYIYNYDKSIDLYGVYAYIHHTRDSEIRYPVSWSLDSPLPNENPQGMQLGVRIKF
- a CDS encoding methyl-accepting chemotaxis protein codes for the protein MVNSDEQANRTNSVAAAINELGAAAQEIARNAADASHQASDARQQAEGGRHVVERSIAAMNELSAKISTSCVNIEQLNSKTVNIGQILDVIKGISEQTNLLALNAAIEAARAGEAGRGFAVVADEVRGLAQRTRESAQEIHAMIAELQVGAREAVTAMVESQRYSELSVEIGNKAGERLGNVTRHIVEIDAMNQSVATATEEQTAVVDSLDLEISAINTLNLGGVENLRTTLGACADLERQARRLQQLVGSFRV